GtgttttggtaaaatatgtgAAAGTGCTATTTTGTCGGTGTTTGGGGTGAcataataataactatttttgaattaaaaaaaaataataataaaaattattccgACATGCAAATGAAATCAAACTACTTGAACTTAAGGTAATCGGACTGTCACAtcattaatttttctaatttttcacaTCATTGAACTTAAGTTTTCTAATTGCTAATAAGAAATTAGATATTAGCATAATCGAACTGTTATGCTAATATCTAATTTCCACCCAAGTACATTATTATGGTCGATGTGGCTAATATCTATAAGTTGACTGTAGTTGATAAATTGCATCTTCCGGTTACTATTACTACCCATACACTAGAAAttttttacttacaaaaaaacaaaaatttcattgtTCTTCACAAAAGCCCGAGAGTGGCAGGCCAGGTAGGACAACTTATCTGATTTTCTATGGCTCCGAAGCTTCCTCAGTCTTTTCCTAGAAAATCTCTTCAAGACTTTTTAGAACAAGGCccaaccaaaccaaaaaaaaaaaaaaaaaaaaagtaaaaagaaaaagcagaatTATGTATTTTACTGAAAAAGGACAAAAGGTGAAAACTACAAGAATAAGGCGGGACCCATGCCTGCCACTTCCGTACCCTCATTCTGTGGAATCAGATGGAAAGCGGCAAAACAAATCCAAACTTTCTTATCGACCAAGTCGATTCGGCAACTCAACGATTCTAAAACCGTGACTCGTCAACACGCTGAGGCACTCAGCAGTCCATGGACGAACCTCGTACGCCGCCCAAACAACGGTCTCTTTCCCACACACTCTTTTCAGCGTCTTCGCCAGCGCTGCCATCTCCTCGGCGTCGTAGAACACGTCGGACATCAAAACCAAGTCGAATTCGCCCAACTCTCCGGGTCGACTCGGAAACTCGTCCGATCCCCAGACCAGTTCTCTCACTTCGACTCGGTCCTGGAGTCCGTTAGCTTCCACGTTCTTCACCAGCGCAGGGAGGAGCGGCGCAATGTCGGTGAGCACGACTCGGCTCGCGCCGAGCAGAGCCGTCGTCAAGCCGGGGAGACCCGCGCCGGCGCCGAGCTCGAGGACGGTCTTGTCCTGAAAGTGGAAAAGGAATCGGCCCTGAGTGGCCATCCACTCGGACAAGACGAGTGCGGAGCCCCATACCCATGACCCGGTGAGTGCCCGGCCCGTGACAGAGTCGTACACGTCATCGAGTTCGTTGATTACAAGGGAATTGTCTGCGACTTGGATTTCCCTGACTCTCATTGTCTCCGGAAAATGTAAGAAGGGTCGCTTTCCACTTATAAACgacttttaattaaaaacaaaatcaataaaataaaataaaaaaataaaaagaaaactgtAGTTGAGAATATTTTGTATGCTAAATTGTGCTTATATTCTCTCGATCGAGCATAAATGCTTGTGATCAAATCCATCTAGATATGGCATATGTGGTTTCCCACTACATAAATTAAATGCGTGGATTTGAGCgttgtaaccaaaaaaaaaaaaaacaaaaaagctacACTTATTCTCGTTCTTAATCTCATTATTTgaatgtgacaataaaaattactattgaattcaACTTTTTATagtgattcatttaaaatttaattatgattttcactattacattaaaaaaaattacactttcaAATGTAGGAGTGAGTTTCAAATGTAAGAGCGAGTGAATCTGTCACATTGAAAGAATGAGAACGAGAGCATATGTagcatttttggtttttaaaaaaactataccGTCAGTCGGTGATGTGATTTTTTCAATGgcctaaaatgaaaattttaaattaacaataaaataaaaaatgaaagatgaaTAATTCATCtatgaaaagtgaaaaccaTTGATATGATCATTCTTTGAATCTTTGGgtttgctctttcttttttctttcttcccccTTTAAAAAAGTGAAGAGAAGTAGATAGACATGAAAGGGAAAAgaagcttttcttttcttttttctcatcatATTTTCGTTTCtcccacttattttttaaaaaatattaatgacaTATTTTTTACGTAAattattaacatatatttatttatctaattttttatttttcttcaaattaggtTGAagtagtctataaaagtgatatgtgttcattaaacatgtgagatgcacatatttttttaatagcaggaacaaagttaaaataaattttattaaaaatgtatgtacATCCCAtatgttattaaataaatttttatcctttttcatattaaacaattttaaacacatttgtttaataaaaatatcatcTATGTAAGAGAGTGGGGAGTGGGGTGTGGGGGCTACATGTGGAAAGGTCATATGTATTCAAACAACTTTTGAAAAGATGAAGAAGGCCATGGCCCCTGCTTTACTTGTCCTCCGCTACTGTCTATGTCTGTACCACACTCTTCTTCAacatttgttaattaaatatttgtttgtttgtttgtgtttttttcaaaataaagctTGCATGATTTGATACCATTACAATGATATAGAGTATTTATTCCAGGGATAATAAAAAGTAGAAGGTATTCATAT
This genomic interval from Corylus avellana chromosome ca3, CavTom2PMs-1.0 contains the following:
- the LOC132176582 gene encoding uncharacterized protein LOC132176582, with the translated sequence MRVREIQVADNSLVINELDDVYDSVTGRALTGSWVWGSALVLSEWMATQGRFLFHFQDKTVLELGAGAGLPGLTTALLGASRVVLTDIAPLLPALVKNVEANGLQDRVEVRELVWGSDEFPSRPGELGEFDLVLMSDVFYDAEEMAALAKTLKRVCGKETVVWAAYEVRPWTAECLSVLTSHGFRIVELPNRLGR